A section of the Sceloporus undulatus isolate JIND9_A2432 ecotype Alabama chromosome 3, SceUnd_v1.1, whole genome shotgun sequence genome encodes:
- the GJB2 gene encoding gap junction beta-2 protein has product MDWGSLQAILGGVNRHSTSIGKIWLTVLFIFRIMILVVAAEKVWGDEQQDFTCNTLQPGCKNVCYDEYFPVSHIRLWALQLIFVSTPALLVAMHVAYRKHGKKRKCKPGDKIDIEELKNQKFHIEGALWWTYTSSIFFRIIFEVVFMYMFYFIYRGYKMPHVVKCSGFPCPNTVDCFISRPTEKTVFTIFMLAVSGICILLNVLELSYLILKFCIRKPKTGKLLPSH; this is encoded by the coding sequence ATGGACTGGGGATCACTCCAAGCCATTTTGGGAGGTGTCAACAGACACTCTACCAGCATTGGAAAGATCTGGCTCACTGTCCTCTTCATTTTCCGTATCATGATCCTTGTGGTTGCTGCAGAAAAAGTCTGGGGAGATGAGCAGCAAGATTTTACTTGCAATACTCTACAACCTGGATGCAAAAATGTCTGCTATGATGAGTATTTCCCAGTTTCTCACATTCGACTTTGGGCTCTCCAGCTTATCTTTGTCTCCACTCCTGCACTTTTAGTGGCAATGCATGTCGCTTACAGAAAGCatgggaaaaaaaggaaatgcaaaccTGGAGATAAAATTGATATTGAAGAGCTGAAAAACCAGAAGTTTCATATTGAAGGTGCCTTATGGTGGACATACACCAGCAGCATCTTCTTCCGAATCATCTTTGAAGTTGTTTTCatgtatatgttttatttcatatatagAGGGTACAAAATGCCTCATGTAGTAAAATGCAGTGGTTTTCCTTGTCCAAATACAGTGGACTGTTTTATTTCCCGACCCACTGAGAAAACTGTATTTACCATATTCATGCTGGCCGTTTCAGGCATCTGTATACTGTTAAACGTACTTGAATTGTCTTATCTGATACTAAAGTTTTGTATAAGAAAACCTAAAACAGGAAAACTGCTGCCTAGTCATTAA